A single genomic interval of Rosistilla ulvae harbors:
- the sthA gene encoding Si-specific NAD(P)(+) transhydrogenase, which translates to MSNSTYDYDVLVIGTGPGGEGAAMQAAKAGLSVAVVERHTSIGGGCTHWGTIPSKALRYSISSVMNALGSPVLRACGVHANPTMKQLRSSAQQIIGKQVSMRQTFYDRNNVPVLVGQASFVDDHTIRIDGQSDQKVTANKIVIAVGSRPYHPPDVDFEHPRIFDSDTILGIDEKPFSITIYGAGVIGCEYASMFRNLGIKVNLINTRAKLLEFLDDEIIDALAYHMRDQGVVIRHNETLDKIEGVDDGVILHLKSGKQLKSDALLWANGRQGNTDGLGLENVGLTPDKRGQLEVDEQFQTARDHIYAVGDVIGFPSLASAAYTQGRAAARHFSDSVEVESNLRIRDIPTGIYTSPEISSVGKTERELTEECVPYEVGSSQFKSLARAQITGRTAGMLKILFHRETREVLGVHCFGAEASEIIHIGQAIMNQPAGHNTIDYFVDTTFNYPTMAEAYRVAALNGYNRLF; encoded by the coding sequence ATGAGCAATTCAACCTACGATTACGATGTTTTGGTGATTGGAACGGGGCCTGGAGGCGAAGGTGCGGCGATGCAAGCCGCCAAAGCGGGGCTGAGCGTCGCGGTGGTCGAGCGGCATACGTCGATTGGCGGCGGCTGCACCCACTGGGGGACAATCCCATCCAAGGCCCTGCGTTATTCGATCTCGAGCGTGATGAACGCGCTGGGCAGCCCCGTTCTGCGAGCCTGCGGCGTGCACGCCAACCCGACGATGAAGCAACTGCGCAGCAGCGCTCAACAGATCATCGGCAAACAGGTCTCGATGCGGCAGACGTTTTATGATCGCAACAACGTGCCGGTCCTGGTCGGCCAAGCGAGCTTTGTCGACGATCACACGATCCGCATCGACGGCCAGAGCGATCAGAAGGTGACGGCCAACAAGATCGTGATCGCCGTCGGATCGCGTCCCTACCATCCGCCGGATGTCGATTTTGAGCACCCCCGAATCTTCGACAGCGACACGATTCTGGGGATCGACGAAAAGCCGTTTTCGATCACGATCTACGGCGCCGGAGTGATCGGTTGCGAATACGCATCGATGTTTCGCAACTTGGGGATCAAAGTCAATTTGATCAACACGCGGGCCAAGCTGCTGGAGTTCTTGGACGATGAGATCATCGACGCTCTCGCGTACCACATGCGAGATCAAGGCGTCGTGATTCGCCACAACGAAACGCTCGACAAAATCGAAGGGGTCGACGACGGAGTCATCTTGCATCTCAAAAGCGGCAAGCAATTGAAGAGCGATGCGCTGCTGTGGGCCAACGGCCGGCAGGGCAACACCGACGGCTTGGGCTTGGAAAACGTCGGTTTAACGCCCGACAAACGGGGCCAGCTGGAAGTCGATGAGCAATTCCAAACCGCGCGCGATCATATCTATGCCGTCGGCGACGTGATCGGATTCCCCTCGCTGGCCAGTGCGGCGTACACGCAGGGCCGCGCCGCGGCGCGACACTTTTCCGACAGCGTCGAGGTCGAATCGAATCTGCGAATTCGCGACATCCCGACCGGGATCTACACCAGTCCCGAGATCAGTTCGGTCGGCAAGACCGAACGCGAATTGACCGAGGAGTGTGTGCCGTACGAAGTCGGTTCGTCGCAGTTCAAGAGCCTCGCCCGGGCACAGATCACCGGCCGGACCGCGGGAATGCTGAAGATCCTGTTCCATCGCGAGACCCGCGAGGTGCTGGGCGTGCACTGTTTTGGAGCCGAGGCGAGCGAGATCATCCATATCGGCCAGGCGATCATGAATCAGCCCGCAGGGCACAACACGATCGACTATTTTGTCGACACGACCTTTAATTACCCCACGATGGCCGAAGCCTACCGCGTCGCCGCGTTAAACGGTTACAACCGCCTGTTTTAA
- a CDS encoding ABC transporter ATP-binding protein translates to MLELVDVKKQFPQPGGGTLTVLDIPKLSIDAGEQVVLIGRSGGGKSTLLHTIAGITKADGGKVIVNGYDIARLSEAGRDRFRAGAIGYVFQTFNLLGGFTALENVRLGMTFGSGRHDIARARHLLERVGLADRMHYKPSQLSVGQQQRVAIARSLAGRPKLLLADEPTANIDPANQQTIIDLIRDTCREEQVALLLVTHSMQVAEQFDRIEKFEDLNRAMATASI, encoded by the coding sequence ATGCTTGAACTTGTTGACGTGAAGAAACAGTTCCCTCAGCCTGGCGGGGGAACGCTGACGGTTCTGGACATCCCCAAGCTTTCGATCGATGCGGGGGAACAGGTCGTGTTGATCGGCCGCAGTGGCGGCGGCAAGTCGACGCTGCTGCACACGATCGCTGGGATCACCAAAGCGGACGGCGGCAAGGTGATCGTTAATGGCTACGACATCGCGCGGCTCAGCGAAGCCGGCCGCGATCGGTTCCGCGCCGGGGCGATCGGTTACGTCTTCCAGACCTTCAACCTGCTGGGCGGGTTTACCGCACTGGAGAACGTGCGTCTGGGAATGACCTTCGGCAGCGGACGCCACGACATCGCGCGGGCTCGACATCTGTTGGAACGCGTCGGGCTGGCCGATCGGATGCACTACAAGCCCAGCCAGTTGTCGGTGGGGCAACAACAACGCGTTGCGATCGCGCGATCGCTGGCCGGACGTCCCAAGCTGTTGCTGGCCGACGAGCCGACAGCGAACATCGATCCCGCGAATCAACAAACGATCATCGATCTGATCCGCGACACCTGCCGCGAGGAACAGGTGGCGCTGCTGTTGGTCACGCACAGCATGCAGGTAGCAGAACAGTTCGATCGGATCGAAAAGTTCGAAGACCTCAATCGCGCCATGGCGACCGCCAGCATCTAA
- a CDS encoding TatD family hydrolase, with amino-acid sequence MKLFDTHAHLDNPRYDDDRDALVQRSRDAGVVCTLAMGTTAASSRKCIEIADRYPDVYAAVGIQPTYVGKPDAGDWDEIVELAKHPRVKAIGETGLDCYWDDNAPLPLQQTLFEQHIELSRQTGLPFIVHMRNSEAEVLQVLQEAGKQGPVNGIMHSFTGDWELAQKCLDLGMDISFAGMVTFKKSQDLRDVAAKIPADRILIETDSPYLTPHPFRSKRPNEPWYVQHTAECLAEARGVSVQQFADQTTQNACRRFAIALDA; translated from the coding sequence GTGAAACTGTTCGACACCCACGCCCATCTCGATAACCCACGCTACGACGACGATCGCGACGCGTTGGTGCAGCGATCCCGCGACGCAGGTGTCGTCTGCACCTTGGCGATGGGAACCACTGCGGCGTCGAGTCGCAAATGCATCGAGATCGCCGATCGGTACCCCGACGTCTACGCCGCCGTCGGGATTCAACCGACCTACGTCGGCAAACCCGATGCGGGCGATTGGGACGAGATCGTCGAACTGGCCAAGCATCCGCGCGTCAAAGCGATCGGCGAGACGGGGCTCGATTGCTACTGGGACGACAACGCGCCGCTGCCGCTGCAACAGACGCTGTTCGAGCAGCACATCGAACTCTCCCGGCAGACCGGACTGCCGTTTATCGTCCACATGCGAAACAGCGAAGCCGAGGTTTTGCAGGTGCTGCAAGAGGCGGGCAAGCAGGGGCCGGTCAACGGCATCATGCACTCCTTCACCGGCGACTGGGAACTGGCGCAAAAGTGCCTGGACCTGGGGATGGACATCAGTTTCGCCGGGATGGTGACGTTTAAGAAGTCGCAGGATCTTCGCGACGTCGCCGCAAAGATCCCCGCCGATCGGATCCTTATCGAAACCGATTCCCCCTACCTGACGCCGCACCCCTTCCGCAGCAAGCGCCCCAACGAACCGTGGTATGTTCAGCACACGGCGGAGTGTTTGGCCGAGGCCCGCGGCGTCTCGGTGCAACAGTTTGCAGATCAGACGACGCAGAACGCTTGCCGCCGGTTTGCTATCGCGTTGGACGCCTAA
- a CDS encoding SLC13 family permease, whose translation MVWESWFTIAIVCVLLYALARRWASTDLLVLASLAALVTVGELSTAFALDSRSLNPEATFYLPTVAQAIDGFGSRSVVTIALLFAAVVGLELTGGTELATSWLLRRPKSAVDAQLRLVAPVATLSAFLNNTPIVAAMLPVVTDLAKKMQVSPSKFFLPLSYAAILGGMCTLMGTSTNIMVYDMIQQSPGGRPLHFFEPAWVGLPATLIGILYMTVGSRWLMRDRKPAVSTSDDPRQYTVEMEVVPGGPLAGQSIEDAGLRHLPGLYLAEIERGGEVFQAVRPTQKLQSGDILIFVGMLESVVDLQKIRGLEIASEQARKVAAPAWNRSLVEAVVSPRCPLVSKSIREGGFRTHYGAAVIAVARGDRRVPGKLGDVVLQPGDVLLLDAPASFTQSRRDTRDFFLVSAVENASVRRPERAWIALGVITLMVLAAASGFLDLTTAALCAVIAMICSRCCTSTEARRGIDWSVLVVIGAALGIGKAMETTGAAAGIADTILLLAGNNPMFVLAAVYLSTMICTELITNNAAAALMFPMAWSAASSMPGVDPLPFAIAVMIAASAGFATPFGYQTNLMVYGPGGYRFTDYLRFGGPLDLIVFAVAMVMIPWVWPLQ comes from the coding sequence TTGGTTTGGGAAAGTTGGTTTACGATCGCCATCGTTTGCGTCTTGCTGTACGCGTTGGCTCGCCGCTGGGCATCGACCGATCTGTTGGTCCTGGCCAGCCTGGCCGCCTTGGTCACAGTCGGCGAACTGTCGACAGCGTTTGCCTTGGACAGCCGGTCGTTAAACCCGGAGGCAACCTTCTATCTGCCGACCGTCGCTCAAGCGATCGACGGATTTGGCAGCCGCAGCGTGGTCACGATCGCGCTGTTGTTCGCCGCGGTCGTTGGGCTGGAATTGACCGGCGGCACCGAACTGGCAACCAGTTGGTTGCTGCGGCGACCTAAATCGGCCGTCGATGCCCAGCTGCGCCTGGTCGCTCCCGTGGCGACGCTTAGCGCGTTCCTGAACAACACCCCGATCGTCGCTGCGATGTTGCCGGTCGTGACCGATCTGGCGAAGAAGATGCAGGTCAGCCCCAGCAAGTTCTTTCTGCCGCTCAGCTACGCCGCGATCCTTGGCGGGATGTGCACCTTGATGGGGACCAGCACCAACATCATGGTCTACGACATGATCCAGCAGAGTCCCGGTGGGCGGCCGCTGCACTTTTTCGAACCCGCCTGGGTTGGATTGCCAGCAACCTTGATCGGGATCCTGTACATGACCGTTGGCAGTCGCTGGTTAATGCGAGATCGCAAGCCCGCGGTCAGCACCAGCGACGATCCGCGGCAGTACACCGTGGAGATGGAGGTGGTTCCGGGCGGTCCCTTGGCCGGTCAATCGATCGAAGATGCGGGGCTGCGGCATCTACCAGGCCTCTATCTCGCCGAGATCGAACGGGGCGGCGAGGTCTTTCAAGCGGTTAGGCCGACACAGAAGCTGCAGTCGGGCGATATCTTGATCTTCGTCGGGATGCTCGAATCGGTCGTCGATCTACAAAAGATTCGTGGGTTGGAGATCGCATCGGAACAGGCGCGGAAAGTCGCCGCGCCGGCCTGGAACCGATCGCTGGTCGAAGCGGTGGTTTCGCCGCGGTGCCCGTTGGTCAGCAAATCGATTCGCGAGGGAGGCTTCCGCACGCATTACGGAGCTGCCGTGATCGCCGTCGCCCGCGGCGACCGCCGCGTGCCGGGCAAGCTGGGCGATGTCGTGCTGCAGCCCGGGGACGTGCTGCTGTTGGACGCTCCCGCCTCGTTCACTCAATCCCGCCGCGACACCCGCGATTTCTTCCTTGTCAGCGCCGTTGAAAACGCGTCGGTCCGACGTCCTGAACGGGCCTGGATCGCTTTGGGAGTGATCACGCTGATGGTCTTGGCGGCTGCGAGCGGTTTCCTGGATCTGACCACCGCGGCGCTCTGCGCAGTGATCGCCATGATCTGCTCGCGTTGCTGCACGTCGACCGAAGCCCGGCGTGGGATCGATTGGTCGGTGCTTGTCGTGATCGGCGCCGCCTTGGGAATTGGCAAAGCGATGGAGACGACTGGCGCAGCAGCTGGAATCGCCGACACGATCTTATTGCTCGCCGGCAACAACCCGATGTTTGTCCTCGCGGCGGTCTATCTGTCGACGATGATCTGCACCGAATTGATCACCAACAACGCGGCGGCGGCGCTGATGTTTCCGATGGCCTGGAGCGCGGCGTCGAGCATGCCTGGCGTCGATCCGTTGCCCTTTGCGATCGCGGTGATGATCGCCGCATCGGCCGGCTTTGCCACGCCTTTTGGATATCAAACCAATCTGATGGTCTACGGCCCCGGCGGCTATCGCTTCACCGATTACCTGCGGTTTGGCGGTCCGTTGGACTTGATCGTGTTCGCCGTGGCGATGGTCATGATCCCCTGGGTCTGGCCGCTGCAGTGA
- a CDS encoding type II secretion system F family protein: MATGFHAGVDLLKLCQRESQHGSPKHKAAMEAVAAQLRDGTPMARAMIDVADGKYFPPLMIQMVHIGETTGRLERTLKELADHYDHRLAMQRMFLMGIAWPMLQLIGGIAVIGLAILITQMLGSEFNAVGLNMTQYLTLVFLFFGSITAAVLALKFNAFGCHRLFALVYRIPKAGEALQTIALSRICWTLSLALDSGMDAMRSVKMALQSTQNDHFASRADTAIATIKSGGTLTESFASTGIFPEEFLHFVEVAELSGTDAESLGNLADVYDQRAKTATRVLVGVMTGVIWAAVTIMLVAIILKMAMSVFGVYDEALKM, from the coding sequence ATGGCTACGGGGTTTCACGCCGGCGTCGACCTGCTGAAGCTGTGTCAGCGGGAATCGCAGCATGGATCGCCAAAGCACAAAGCGGCGATGGAAGCTGTCGCCGCCCAGCTCCGCGACGGCACGCCGATGGCTCGCGCGATGATCGACGTCGCCGATGGAAAATATTTCCCGCCGCTGATGATCCAAATGGTTCACATCGGCGAGACGACGGGGCGGCTGGAACGAACACTCAAGGAATTGGCCGATCACTACGACCATCGGCTCGCGATGCAGCGGATGTTTCTGATGGGGATCGCTTGGCCGATGCTGCAATTGATCGGCGGGATCGCCGTGATCGGGTTGGCAATCCTGATCACTCAGATGCTCGGATCGGAATTCAATGCCGTCGGTCTCAACATGACGCAGTACCTGACTCTTGTCTTCCTGTTCTTCGGTTCGATCACCGCGGCGGTGCTGGCGCTCAAGTTCAACGCGTTTGGATGCCATCGATTGTTCGCCCTCGTCTATCGGATTCCCAAAGCGGGTGAAGCGTTGCAGACGATCGCGTTGTCGCGGATCTGTTGGACGCTGTCGCTAGCATTGGATTCGGGGATGGATGCAATGCGGAGCGTGAAGATGGCGCTGCAGAGCACGCAGAACGATCACTTTGCCTCGCGAGCCGATACCGCGATCGCGACGATCAAATCGGGCGGAACCCTCACCGAATCGTTTGCCTCCACCGGCATCTTCCCCGAAGAATTCCTGCACTTTGTCGAAGTCGCCGAACTCTCGGGAACCGACGCCGAATCGCTCGGAAACCTCGCCGATGTCTACGATCAACGCGCCAAAACGGCCACGCGAGTCCTGGTTGGTGTGATGACCGGCGTGATTTGGGCTGCCGTAACCATCATGTTGGTCGCTATTATTTTGAAGATGGCCATGAGTGTGTTTGGGGTCTACGACGAAGCGTTAAAGATGTAG
- the purM gene encoding phosphoribosylformylglycinamidine cyclo-ligase yields the protein MPVTYKDSGVDLDLYAQAMQRLPSLARRTFSPRVVSNDGGFAGLFKLDFSSPLFSRNYEDPILVAGTDGVGTKLKVAQMTGRHDTVGIDLVAMCVNDLICTGAEPLFFLDYIAMGRDDADRLEQVVKGISDGCLQADSALLGGETAIMPDMYAAEDYDLAGFAVGVVDRKHLVDGKSIVPGDKIIGISSDGIHSNGYSLVRKIISHAGIALDACPAELGGASVADELLRPTRIYSSMLRRVLGHYRVKHVVHGIAHITGGGLHENLSRILPKTVDTVIQPDSWPMPPVFPWLQGLGDVADDEMQRVFNMGLGLVLVVSDFYAAKIMELVRAGGCECTEIGHVEAGSGESRFA from the coding sequence ATGCCAGTAACCTACAAAGATTCCGGAGTCGATCTCGATCTGTACGCTCAAGCGATGCAGCGGTTGCCCTCCCTTGCCCGGCGAACGTTCAGCCCCCGCGTGGTTTCCAACGACGGTGGATTCGCAGGGCTGTTCAAGCTCGACTTCTCCAGCCCCCTCTTCTCCCGCAACTACGAAGATCCGATTCTGGTTGCCGGAACCGATGGCGTCGGCACGAAACTAAAAGTCGCTCAGATGACCGGCCGCCACGATACGGTGGGAATCGATCTGGTGGCGATGTGCGTCAACGATCTGATCTGCACCGGCGCCGAACCGCTCTTCTTTCTCGATTACATCGCGATGGGACGCGACGATGCCGATCGGTTGGAACAGGTCGTCAAAGGGATCAGCGACGGTTGCCTGCAAGCCGATAGTGCGCTGTTGGGTGGCGAGACGGCGATCATGCCCGACATGTACGCTGCCGAAGATTACGACTTGGCCGGTTTTGCCGTCGGCGTCGTCGATCGCAAACATTTGGTTGATGGCAAATCGATCGTTCCGGGAGACAAGATCATCGGCATCTCCAGCGACGGCATCCACTCCAACGGCTACAGCTTGGTCCGCAAGATCATCTCGCATGCCGGGATCGCGTTGGATGCCTGCCCAGCCGAACTGGGCGGCGCTTCGGTCGCCGATGAATTGCTGCGACCGACACGGATCTATTCGTCGATGCTGCGTCGCGTGCTGGGGCACTATCGCGTCAAACATGTCGTCCACGGGATCGCTCACATCACCGGCGGCGGGCTGCACGAGAACCTCTCGCGGATCTTGCCGAAGACCGTCGATACGGTGATCCAACCCGACAGCTGGCCGATGCCGCCCGTCTTCCCTTGGTTGCAAGGATTGGGAGACGTCGCCGACGACGAGATGCAGCGAGTCTTTAATATGGGATTGGGGCTGGTTTTGGTCGTCAGCGATTTCTACGCTGCCAAGATTATGGAACTGGTGCGGGCTGGCGGATGCGAGTGCACCGAGATCGGCCATGTCGAAGCCGGCAGTGGTGAGAGTCGATTTGCATGA
- a CDS encoding phosphatidate cytidylyltransferase, with translation MICDAALLPLLNSPLPLAVAQMTTSTFWLLGVVVAVLAILLLTGRLLERRQSSMMNPALLQRFNHRVRVWLMMSAILVFAFLMDQFIRGVTVLLFGFVSFWALREFVTMTPTRRGDHRTLFWVFFIFTPLQYVLIALGPAYYGLYSIMIPVYGSLFIPARNALAGDSKRFLERTAKIQVGLLICVYSLSYAPAMLDLNLSSSRKVQWDGSPVSLLFFFILIAQIADVLQQAWNRFAGVHVIAKEINASRTWEGLLGSIVSTGAIGAALWWATPFEWYEAAVMSMIVAMMSSAGTMTLSAIKRDRGVTDTGTLVQGHAGLLDRIDNVCFAAPVFYHLTRYFFSV, from the coding sequence ATGATCTGTGATGCTGCATTGTTGCCGCTGCTGAATTCGCCGCTGCCGCTGGCCGTGGCGCAGATGACGACATCGACCTTCTGGTTGCTGGGCGTGGTTGTCGCCGTCTTGGCGATCCTGCTGTTGACCGGCCGTTTGCTGGAACGACGGCAGAGTTCGATGATGAACCCGGCGCTGCTGCAGCGGTTCAACCATCGCGTTCGCGTCTGGTTGATGATGTCGGCGATCCTGGTCTTTGCCTTCTTGATGGACCAGTTCATCCGTGGCGTGACGGTGTTGTTGTTCGGATTTGTTTCGTTCTGGGCGCTCCGCGAATTTGTCACGATGACCCCTACGCGGCGCGGCGATCACCGAACGCTCTTCTGGGTCTTCTTTATCTTCACGCCGCTGCAATATGTGCTGATCGCCTTGGGCCCGGCCTATTACGGCCTCTACAGCATCATGATTCCGGTCTACGGATCGCTGTTCATCCCGGCGCGAAACGCATTGGCTGGCGATTCGAAGCGATTCCTGGAACGGACGGCCAAGATCCAAGTCGGTCTACTGATCTGCGTCTATTCGCTCAGCTACGCCCCGGCGATGTTGGACCTGAACCTCAGCAGCAGCCGCAAGGTCCAGTGGGATGGCAGCCCCGTTAGCTTGCTGTTCTTCTTCATCCTGATCGCCCAGATCGCCGACGTGCTGCAGCAGGCTTGGAATCGATTCGCCGGCGTCCACGTGATCGCCAAAGAGATCAACGCCAGTCGCACCTGGGAGGGACTGCTGGGGAGCATCGTTTCGACCGGAGCGATCGGCGCGGCACTCTGGTGGGCGACGCCGTTTGAATGGTACGAAGCGGCGGTGATGTCGATGATCGTGGCGATGATGTCATCCGCCGGCACGATGACCTTAAGCGCGATCAAACGCGATCGCGGCGTGACCGATACCGGCACCTTGGTTCAAGGGCACGCCGGGCTGTTGGACCGCATCGACAACGTCTGCTTTGCCGCTCCCGTCTTTTATCACCTGACCCGCTACTTCTTTTCCGTCTGA
- a CDS encoding sodium:solute symporter family protein, whose amino-acid sequence MIQLAVILIYLALLITLGLAANRLFRGTAKDYMFASHSIGPFLLLMSLFGTTMTAFALVGSTGQAFRAGAGVYGLLGSASGIVHSLCFFVIGVPLWRLGQRNGYRTQIQFFRDRLDSHAIGFLLFPILVFLVIGYLMVGVLGGGAVVEAVTQGAFEKSGMFAASGYGVPSAIASAVICLVVLVYVFFGGMRGTAWANAFQTAVFMVLGVVSFVVIAGAIGGTDSFIENLRISSSQVEESQLTRAKIPKPLFFSFLLIPLSVGMFPHVFQHWLTARNANAFKLPIVMHPIFIMIVWVPCVLLGIWASGPESGIADALAAMDPHDRGNAVLGLLVSTHAGPLLGGLLCAGILAAVMSSLDSQFLCLGTMFTEDVLQTGDSEGRDDQKTVRIARTFVVAVVLATYCLSLVLPRSVFDLGLWSFAGFTGLFPLVFAAIYWRRLTAAGAIASVIAAISTWFVLFYRSDFGGNPRYSFPEQPLSLGFLQVPPLHPVVAVFVVSAITLVLVSLVTKRPEAATLEKFFGGSPQK is encoded by the coding sequence ATGATCCAGTTGGCTGTAATCCTGATCTATCTGGCGCTGCTGATCACGCTGGGACTAGCCGCCAATCGGCTGTTTCGCGGCACGGCAAAAGACTACATGTTCGCCAGCCATTCGATCGGCCCATTCCTGCTGTTGATGTCGCTGTTCGGAACGACGATGACCGCCTTTGCGCTTGTCGGTTCGACGGGCCAAGCGTTTCGTGCCGGAGCGGGCGTGTATGGGCTGTTGGGTTCGGCCAGCGGAATCGTCCACTCGCTGTGCTTCTTTGTGATTGGAGTTCCGCTGTGGCGACTGGGCCAACGGAACGGCTACCGCACTCAGATTCAATTCTTTCGCGATCGCTTGGACAGCCACGCGATCGGTTTCCTGTTGTTCCCGATCTTGGTCTTCTTGGTGATCGGTTACCTGATGGTTGGCGTTCTCGGCGGCGGCGCGGTGGTCGAAGCTGTCACGCAGGGAGCGTTCGAAAAATCGGGGATGTTTGCCGCGTCGGGATATGGCGTTCCGTCAGCGATCGCGTCGGCGGTGATCTGTCTGGTCGTGCTGGTCTACGTCTTTTTTGGCGGCATGCGTGGCACCGCTTGGGCAAACGCTTTCCAGACCGCTGTCTTTATGGTTCTGGGAGTTGTCAGTTTTGTCGTGATCGCCGGTGCGATCGGCGGCACCGACAGCTTCATCGAGAATCTGCGGATCTCATCGTCGCAAGTCGAAGAGAGCCAGCTGACTCGCGCCAAGATTCCCAAGCCGCTCTTCTTTTCGTTCCTGTTGATTCCACTGTCGGTCGGAATGTTCCCGCACGTCTTCCAGCATTGGTTGACGGCCCGGAATGCCAATGCGTTTAAGCTGCCGATCGTGATGCACCCGATCTTTATTATGATCGTCTGGGTTCCCTGCGTGCTGCTGGGGATCTGGGCCAGCGGTCCCGAGTCGGGAATCGCCGACGCGTTGGCGGCGATGGACCCGCACGATCGCGGCAACGCGGTGCTGGGGTTGTTGGTCAGTACACATGCCGGTCCGCTGTTGGGCGGGTTGTTGTGCGCCGGCATTCTGGCGGCGGTGATGTCGTCGCTGGACAGCCAATTCCTCTGCCTGGGGACGATGTTCACCGAAGACGTTCTGCAAACGGGGGACTCCGAGGGCCGCGACGATCAAAAAACGGTGAGGATCGCGCGAACATTTGTCGTCGCTGTGGTACTGGCTACTTATTGTCTGAGTCTCGTGTTGCCACGCAGCGTGTTCGACCTGGGGCTGTGGTCGTTTGCCGGCTTCACCGGGCTGTTCCCCTTGGTTTTTGCAGCGATCTACTGGCGACGGCTGACCGCCGCCGGCGCGATCGCCAGCGTGATCGCGGCGATTTCGACTTGGTTCGTTTTGTTTTACCGCTCCGATTTCGGCGGCAACCCCCGCTACAGTTTCCCGGAACAGCCGCTTTCGCTGGGCTTTTTACAAGTCCCGCCATTGCACCCGGTGGTTGCGGTTTTTGTCGTTTCAGCAATTACACTGGTGCTCGTTTCGTTGGTCACCAAGCGGCCCGAGGCGGCGACGCTGGAAAAATTCTTCGGCGGTTCGCCGCAGAAATGA
- a CDS encoding DUF3311 domain-containing protein, translating to MKYLIWFLIVVLVVLHQDYWQWNNATLDFGFLPRAISYHVGISIAAATLWLLATKFCWPDAAIEGELKEGDR from the coding sequence TTGAAGTATTTGATCTGGTTTCTGATTGTCGTGCTGGTGGTCTTGCACCAAGACTATTGGCAATGGAACAACGCGACGCTCGATTTTGGGTTCCTGCCCCGAGCGATCTCCTATCACGTCGGGATCTCGATCGCCGCGGCGACGCTGTGGTTGCTGGCGACCAAGTTCTGTTGGCCCGATGCAGCGATCGAAGGTGAGTTGAAGGAGGGCGACCGATGA